Proteins co-encoded in one Candidatus Methanomethylicota archaeon genomic window:
- a CDS encoding tautomerase family protein, giving the protein MPVVHVYMWAGRSQEVKEKIVKGITDVFVNLGVPAEAVIVILHDVEKSNWGSAGKLASKTS; this is encoded by the coding sequence ATGCCCGTGGTGCATGTGTACATGTGGGCTGGGAGGAGTCAAGAGGTTAAGGAGAAGATTGTTAAGGGGATCACTGATGTCTTTGTGAATCTCGGAGTTCCAGCTGAAGCTGTGATTGTGATTTTGCATGATGTGGAGAAGAGTAATTGGGGGAGTGCTGGTAAGCTTGCTTCTAAAACCTCTTAA